In Vibrio syngnathi, the following proteins share a genomic window:
- a CDS encoding YitT family protein, which translates to MDKDHNLRENLLALLLGSALVSLGVIFFNQVGLLTGGTAGLAIFITKVTDLSFGQVFFALNLPFYILSVARMGWRFTINTFIAVSIVSFAVDHLYHVIQIAEIHALYAALLGGGLIGTGMLVIFRHKMSLGGFNILALFLQERFGIRAGKVQMALDCTIVVLSLFIVDVSLVLLSVLGAIVTNLILAMNHKPGRYQAVVKAEAA; encoded by the coding sequence ATGGATAAAGATCATAACCTTCGCGAAAATTTACTGGCACTGCTCTTAGGTAGCGCACTGGTTTCACTCGGCGTTATCTTTTTCAACCAAGTCGGTTTGCTCACCGGAGGCACGGCTGGTCTAGCAATTTTCATTACCAAAGTAACAGATCTAAGCTTTGGCCAAGTGTTCTTCGCGCTTAATTTACCTTTCTATATTCTGTCGGTTGCTCGTATGGGCTGGCGCTTCACCATCAACACCTTTATTGCTGTTTCGATTGTTTCGTTCGCTGTGGATCACTTGTATCACGTGATTCAAATTGCCGAAATTCATGCATTGTATGCAGCTTTACTTGGTGGTGGCTTAATTGGTACCGGAATGCTGGTGATTTTCCGTCATAAGATGAGCTTAGGTGGCTTCAACATTCTGGCGTTGTTCTTACAAGAACGTTTTGGAATTCGTGCGGGTAAGGTTCAGATGGCACTGGACTGCACGATTGTTGTGCTTTCTCTGTTCATTGTTGACGTGTCATTGGTTCTTCTGTCTGTGCTTGGTGCGATAGTCACCAACTTGATTCTAGCAATGAATCATAAACCGGGGCGCTATCAAGCAGTTGTTAAAGCGGAAGCCGCGTAG
- a CDS encoding MFS transporter, giving the protein MSIFRFPLLVWLGIGILIISLGIRQSFGIFMMPISEHFGTGREFFSFAIALQNLLFGVFQPFVGMAADKWGARRIIIAGACAYGLGLLLTSISTESSMLYVSLGALVGLGLSATSYVIVLGAVAKVVPAEHAAKAFGLTTAAGSFGMFAVIPGAQYMLNEFDWQSAMQVFGVLCCFMISFALFMRAPKAALNKQAQVEENQTLKEALSEAFAHKGYWLIHAGFFVCGFHVMFIATHLPSYLADKNLPASSAAMALAYVGIFNIFGSYFWGVMGDKFSKRHVMSALYLVRTVVIGAFVTLPVTESTAAIFGGAIGFCWLGTVPLTSGLVRQIFGARYLSTLYGLVFFTHQVGSFLGAWVGGRIYDYYGSYEPIWWSTVVLAFAAALIHLPINDKPIERLKLAMA; this is encoded by the coding sequence ATGAGCATTTTCCGTTTTCCTTTACTGGTATGGCTTGGGATAGGCATACTTATTATCAGTCTAGGGATCAGACAATCATTCGGCATTTTCATGATGCCAATTTCAGAGCATTTTGGCACAGGTCGCGAGTTTTTCAGCTTCGCGATTGCGCTACAAAATCTATTGTTCGGCGTGTTCCAGCCATTTGTTGGTATGGCAGCTGACAAATGGGGAGCCAGACGCATCATTATTGCTGGCGCATGTGCTTACGGTTTAGGTTTACTTCTTACCTCAATTTCTACCGAATCGAGCATGCTTTACGTTTCACTAGGTGCACTGGTTGGCCTTGGGTTAAGCGCGACAAGTTATGTGATCGTGCTTGGCGCAGTAGCGAAAGTAGTACCGGCAGAGCACGCGGCTAAAGCGTTTGGCTTAACCACGGCCGCAGGTTCATTTGGTATGTTCGCGGTGATTCCGGGCGCGCAATACATGTTGAACGAATTCGATTGGCAGAGTGCAATGCAAGTGTTTGGCGTGCTGTGTTGTTTCATGATCTCTTTTGCCCTATTTATGCGAGCGCCTAAAGCAGCCTTAAACAAACAAGCGCAAGTAGAAGAGAACCAAACACTGAAAGAAGCACTGTCTGAAGCGTTTGCTCATAAAGGTTACTGGTTAATTCACGCGGGCTTCTTTGTGTGTGGTTTCCATGTAATGTTTATCGCAACGCACTTACCTAGCTACTTAGCAGATAAGAACTTGCCTGCGAGCAGCGCGGCGATGGCACTGGCTTACGTTGGTATCTTCAATATCTTCGGATCTTACTTCTGGGGAGTGATGGGCGATAAGTTCAGCAAACGTCATGTAATGTCGGCACTGTACTTAGTACGTACTGTAGTTATTGGTGCGTTTGTGACTTTGCCAGTGACTGAGTCTACCGCGGCTATCTTTGGTGGGGCGATTGGTTTCTGTTGGTTGGGTACGGTTCCGCTAACGTCTGGCTTAGTTCGTCAGATCTTCGGTGCTCGTTACCTGTCGACGTTGTACGGCTTGGTATTCTTTACTCACCAAGTGGGTAGCTTCTTAGGCGCTTGGGTTGGTGGTCGTATTTACGATTACTACGGTTCTTACGAGCCAATCTGGTGGTCAACGGTGGTACTGGCATTTGCAGCAGCGCTTATCCATTTACCTATCAATGACAAGCCGATTGAGCGACTGAAACTGGCAATGGCTTAG
- a CDS encoding sulfite exporter TauE/SafE family protein — MEYLDQTALIAMALIFAGSFVQTAIGFGLAIVAAPLLFLVSPDYVPAPICLVGLFISLFNAFKHRANISIGGLKIALLGRIPGSLAGGALLVMVSTSVLSLWLGLLVVFAVIVSLLPFRLEPTPAKMGIAGFFSGFFGTSSGIGGPPMALLLQHQDANQLRGNLSAFFVFSSIISLIVQIPIGFFTMHHLIITIPLLPAAWLGYKVALMTTQSIPKEKIRIGSLLLCSISGLTAIWQGLAG; from the coding sequence ATGGAATACCTAGATCAGACCGCCCTAATAGCAATGGCACTCATTTTTGCAGGCTCATTTGTACAAACTGCAATCGGCTTTGGTTTGGCCATTGTGGCTGCCCCACTGTTGTTTTTGGTTTCACCAGACTATGTACCTGCGCCTATCTGTTTAGTTGGCCTATTCATCTCGTTATTCAACGCCTTTAAACACCGTGCAAACATTTCTATTGGCGGATTAAAAATCGCATTACTAGGACGCATTCCAGGCTCACTGGCAGGCGGTGCCTTGCTGGTGATGGTTTCAACGAGCGTGTTGTCACTTTGGTTAGGTTTATTAGTGGTATTTGCAGTGATTGTCAGCTTGCTTCCGTTTAGGTTAGAGCCGACGCCTGCCAAAATGGGCATCGCGGGATTCTTCTCAGGATTCTTTGGCACCAGTTCAGGTATTGGTGGCCCACCGATGGCGCTACTGCTTCAACACCAAGATGCAAACCAGCTTCGTGGCAACTTGTCTGCCTTTTTTGTCTTTAGTTCAATCATTTCGTTGATTGTTCAGATCCCAATTGGCTTCTTCACTATGCACCATTTGATCATCACCATACCTTTGCTGCCTGCTGCTTGGTTGGGTTACAAAGTGGCGTTAATGACCACGCAAAGTATTCCTAAAGAGAAGATACGTATTGGTTCTTTACTGTTATGTTCTATCAGTGGCTTAACTGCCATTTGGCAAGGCTTAGCTGGTTAG
- a CDS encoding methyl-accepting chemotaxis protein → MKQLGFKQVLLVAVSVIIAISVGSANYLSYQSKKEALTDTIYQSTQDRIRIEGNKVETYLEAKTQAVAKIATDYRQNNYQDRHAERMRVGSLGADVANLMIGFDNGDAYASFDYPGWDNHKSPPSYDPRSKAWYKEGKRSGSLVYTDPYTDSTTGTLMVSIGKDVGNGVVLADIPLDVLSDTVSEIDLNGAISMMMTNDMTVLASTSNVVKVGTKLTDYASLKDVAKKAQNSESTIVNYSINGVEKVMFSHAVSYGDKEWYLLVGLDKSVVFAALEVAQQQAIMITIVYLLISVVATLFILNILYKPILALKETITGLSNGDGDLTQRLEVKKHDDLGQIASGVNQFIEHIQDLMLKIDAASSELKENVQQLEHKSDENNHILNQHVQETEQIVTAIEEMSSTADAVAQNAGETAQSTKVASDIGEQSLNAVGDAQMKVNALVSEIENTSSNLESMSQETKGISDILTVIGEIAEQTNLLALNAAIEAARAGEQGRGFAVVADEVRALASRTQASTQQIEQALTRLLSVNKNVEESMNKTKGTCDETFNNTEKVGSSLNELTSQVTGINDLSIQIATAAEEQSSVTQEISRNMVALSDIVNELNKNGDQALVQTNNISQVNERLASMVGMFKLR, encoded by the coding sequence ATGAAACAACTTGGATTTAAGCAAGTTCTTTTAGTCGCAGTATCAGTAATAATCGCAATAAGTGTTGGTTCAGCCAACTATTTATCATATCAGAGTAAGAAGGAAGCACTCACTGACACTATTTATCAGAGCACACAAGACCGTATTCGCATTGAAGGGAATAAGGTTGAGACTTACCTAGAAGCTAAAACACAAGCAGTAGCAAAAATAGCCACTGATTACCGTCAAAATAATTATCAAGATAGACACGCCGAGCGAATGCGCGTGGGCTCATTGGGTGCTGATGTTGCGAACCTAATGATAGGTTTTGACAATGGTGATGCTTATGCGTCATTCGATTACCCGGGCTGGGATAATCACAAAAGTCCACCAAGCTACGACCCTCGTAGTAAAGCTTGGTACAAAGAAGGTAAGCGTTCAGGAAGCCTTGTATATACAGACCCATATACAGACTCCACAACAGGTACCTTAATGGTGAGCATTGGTAAAGATGTTGGTAACGGTGTGGTATTGGCAGACATTCCACTCGATGTTCTAAGTGACACTGTCTCTGAAATCGACCTCAACGGTGCTATTTCGATGATGATGACCAATGACATGACGGTGCTGGCTAGCACATCCAATGTGGTTAAGGTGGGCACTAAATTAACGGATTACGCATCTTTGAAAGACGTTGCAAAAAAAGCACAAAATTCAGAAAGCACAATCGTTAATTATAGTATCAACGGCGTTGAGAAAGTGATGTTCAGCCATGCGGTTAGCTATGGTGATAAAGAGTGGTACCTACTTGTTGGATTAGACAAAAGCGTCGTATTCGCAGCGCTAGAAGTCGCTCAACAGCAAGCAATTATGATCACGATTGTCTACCTATTGATCAGCGTAGTTGCCACGTTATTCATTCTCAATATTCTTTACAAACCCATCCTAGCGTTGAAAGAAACCATTACAGGGCTATCAAATGGTGATGGTGATTTAACTCAGAGACTCGAAGTAAAGAAACACGATGATTTAGGGCAAATCGCATCTGGTGTAAACCAATTCATCGAGCATATACAAGACTTGATGCTAAAAATTGACGCAGCATCGTCTGAACTGAAAGAAAATGTGCAGCAACTTGAACATAAATCAGATGAAAATAACCACATTTTGAATCAGCACGTGCAAGAAACTGAACAAATTGTCACTGCCATTGAAGAAATGAGTTCAACAGCTGACGCCGTTGCCCAAAATGCAGGTGAAACGGCGCAATCAACTAAAGTCGCGTCCGATATCGGGGAGCAATCACTCAATGCTGTCGGTGATGCACAAATGAAGGTTAATGCACTAGTTTCTGAGATAGAGAACACATCATCGAACCTAGAAAGCATGAGCCAAGAAACTAAAGGAATCAGTGATATTTTGACAGTGATTGGTGAAATCGCTGAACAGACCAATCTTCTTGCGTTAAATGCAGCGATTGAAGCAGCACGAGCGGGCGAGCAAGGTCGTGGGTTTGCAGTAGTAGCGGATGAAGTGAGAGCCTTAGCGAGTCGAACACAAGCGAGTACACAACAGATTGAACAAGCGCTGACTCGATTGCTTTCAGTGAACAAGAATGTTGAAGAGTCTATGAATAAGACGAAAGGGACTTGTGACGAAACTTTTAATAACACCGAGAAAGTGGGCAGCAGCTTAAATGAGCTAACGTCACAAGTAACGGGGATCAATGACCTAAGTATTCAAATTGCAACGGCCGCAGAAGAGCAAAGCAGCGTCACTCAGGAAATTAGTCGTAACATGGTGGCTCTGAGTGACATTGTAAATGAACTCAACAAAAATGGAGATCAAGCTTTGGTGCAAACCAACAATATCTCCCAAGTAAACGAACGACTGGCATCAATGGTTGGTATGTTTAAACTACGTTAA
- a CDS encoding phosphatase PAP2 family protein: MTSPFSNKSKGLLLLVLSLSSLVPFLIFGSNFDLGAAVSPFQGAFITFVTYSAGNQGFLVTLAFLSLVLLMMKFSKAKLVSLCLQLGLLLVLSFAAKTFLKHSTESPRPYSEYLVTQEVVEMPELFYELPLVEKNAAIASVQDKVSEWRTRHWLGETDYSFPSGHMIFVGVCLAFFGGLFLEAKRFYLVGGLLVWAGGVAYSRVWLGMHRPEDLAASIAFAGLIYLLVPLIPTQRIELLLPMFLRDRK; this comes from the coding sequence ATGACATCTCCGTTCTCTAACAAATCCAAAGGCTTATTACTGCTCGTTTTAAGTTTGTCTTCTCTCGTACCGTTTTTGATCTTTGGATCTAATTTTGACCTTGGGGCTGCGGTTTCGCCTTTCCAAGGCGCCTTCATAACGTTTGTGACTTACTCGGCGGGTAATCAAGGATTCTTGGTAACGCTAGCTTTTTTGTCTTTGGTATTGCTCATGATGAAATTTTCCAAAGCTAAGCTCGTCAGCCTTTGTCTGCAGCTCGGCTTGTTGTTGGTTCTCAGCTTTGCAGCAAAAACTTTCTTAAAGCATTCTACAGAAAGCCCGCGTCCTTATTCTGAGTATTTGGTGACGCAAGAAGTCGTTGAAATGCCAGAGCTGTTTTACGAACTGCCATTGGTAGAAAAGAACGCAGCGATTGCATCTGTGCAAGACAAGGTGAGTGAGTGGCGAACACGTCATTGGCTAGGTGAGACTGACTATTCTTTCCCATCTGGGCACATGATTTTCGTTGGCGTGTGTCTGGCGTTCTTTGGCGGCTTGTTCCTAGAAGCGAAACGTTTTTACTTAGTCGGCGGCTTGTTAGTTTGGGCTGGTGGCGTTGCTTATAGTCGTGTTTGGCTTGGTATGCACCGCCCTGAAGACTTAGCTGCGTCTATCGCCTTTGCCGGTTTGATTTACCTATTGGTGCCACTGATTCCGACGCAAAGAATAGAACTTTTGTTACCGATGTTTCTAAGAGATCGCAAATGA